The sequence GATGGGTAGCCTGATTTGCGATTTGGTGTTTTTTGATGGTTTCACATCAGGTTGTGAAGTGTTTTTTTCTTCGCTCACGATATCCTCTTTTATGATTTTAGAAAAGGTTCAGTCTGTGACTGATCTCCAAATATACAATTTAACATGATTTTCCACTATTTCGTTTTAATAAACGCAAGAAAATCAATTTAGGTAAGATCAATTCCTTATTTTAGCTGAAAAAATTTTACTTTTGTGGTTACATGTCAGGTAATTCTCACATACAAAAACGCTCAATTGAGGAACTAGTTCAGGAGAACTATGTCTTTGCAGGTGTTTTACACTATTTCGGGATCAGTTTTTACAAATATGAGCAGCAGTCTCTTGGAGAAGTGTGCCGAAAGTTTAGGGTAAACCCTGAGCAACTTATCAGTGAGCTTGAAGTTTGGGCATGGCGAAAGGAACCTAGCCAAGATGAGCTCTATCTGCGGCCAATTGAAGTGTTGGTGGAATACCTGAAGAACAAGCACCATTTTTTCTTACGGCATCAATTGCCCTTCCTTTCCAATATCATCTCGGGCGTGAAATTACCGTCAAAGTATGCAGGGTTGTTGGCCGATTTGCGCTTGATGTTTCCGCTTTTTGTGGATGATTTCATCCATCACATTCATGAAGAGGAAAGTACCGTTTTCAATACCATCAAAAAGTTACAGGGGATAGAGAAAGGCCATTACCGATTAGAAGAAGCGATCAAGATCCTTGACAGGCCTTCCATTTTGGGAATGGCCCATGACCACGAGGCTCATGATGATGAGATGGAAGGTATTCGAAAACTCACCAACGGGTATCAACTAACCGAAGAAGCGCCCACTGCCATCAAGGTTTTGTACCATGAACTCCAAGGGTTTGAAAAGGAACTGATTATCCATGCCAGAATCGAGAATGACCTGCTTTTTCCCAAAGCTGTGGAACTGGAGAAGGAAGTCAAGCGCAAAATTATCAATACCATAAAAATGAATTGAATGGGAAGGGTTTTAGCGATTGATTTGGGAACAAAAAGGACAGGATTAGCCGTTACTGACATATTGAAGATTACGGCCAACCCGTTGGAAACCATCCGTACCATGGACTTGGACAAATACCTTAAGGATTACGTCCAAAAAGAACCTGTGGAGGCGATAGTGGTAGGGTATCCAAAATCGATGGATGGCAGTGATACCAACATGACCCAACCTGCCATTCGGTTGAAGGACCGGTTGTCGAAGGCTTATCCTGATTTAAAGATAGTGCTGGTAGATGAGCGGTTTACTTCAAAAATGGCCATGCAGAGCATGATTACGATGGGGAGCAAGAAGAAAGATAGAAGAGAAAAGGCGGGCAACCTGGATAAAATCAGTGCTGCCATCATACTACAAACTTATTTAGACCAACTATGATATATCCGATTATAGCATACGGAAATCCCATATTGAAAAGAGAAGCAGCGGAGATCAACGAAGGGGAGGACATCAATGAACTTATCTCTGATATGTTCGATACGATGGACAATGCCAATGGCGTTGGATTGGCAGCTCCTCAGATCAACAAAGGCATCCGCCTGTTTGTGATCGACAGTTCGCTTATGCTGGACGAGGACAGTGAGGAGAAGGGATTCCGAAAGGTATTTATTAATCCCATTATTCTGGATGAATATGGCGATGATTACGGCTTTGAAGAAGGATGTCTCAGCATTCCGGATGTCAGGGCCGAAATTACCCGTCCTGAAACCTTGACGATAGAATACTTTGATGAAAACTGGAACCTGAAGGAAGAGGAGTTTTCAGGAATGACTGCCCGGGTGATTCAGCATGAGTATGATCATTTGGAGGGCATTCTTTTTGTAGATTATATCAAAGGGCTCAAAAAGCGATTGGTTAAAAGTAAGCTGATCGATGTGAGCAAGGGGAAAATTCCCACGGACTACAGCATGATTTATCCCACGAGATAGTATTACGAAACATGAAATGTAGGTTTGAGGCCTGCTTTTTTTTTACCTAGTTTGTGGTTATGGAAGACCTGACAGTAGCACTTATCCAAACAGACCTGTATTGGCAGGACCGGGAAGCGAATTTGGCCATGCTGGAAGAAAAAATCTGGCCGCTAAAGGGAAAGGTAGACCTCATCGTTTTGCCGGAAATGTTTCCTACGGGCTTTTCTATGGAGGCCGAAAAGCTGGCAGAGCCGATGAACTTTACCACTATCAAATGGCTGCTGCAAATGGCTTCCCAGACCAAAGCCGTCGTGACGGGGAGTGTGATCATCAAGGAAGGAAAGCAATATTTTAATCGTCTCCTTTGGGTATCCCCCGAAGGTGAAATTGCATTTTACGATAAGCGTCACCTTTTTAGAATGGCTGATGAAGACCACCATTACAGCATGGGAAAGCAGCGAAAGGTCTTTTCGCTTAAGGGGTGGAAGATTCTTCCTCAGGTGTGTTATGACCTCAGGTTTCCTGTATGGTCCCGGAATACCTCCGATGAAGATGGCCAAATGGACTATGATTTGGCATTTTATATTGCTTCTTGGCCTGCTGCAAGAGATAGCGCCTGGGATGTGCTACTAAAAGCAAGGGCCGTCGAAAACCTATGTTATACGATCGGCGTAAACCGCATCGGAGAAGATGGAAACGGGATTGCCTATTCAGGGCATTCCGGAGCCTATGATTTTAAAGGGGGAACCTTGGCTTTTTCGAGTGAAGAGGAAGCGGTAATGGTCCTTTCCCTCGATGCGGAAGCCCTGGTCCGTTACCGGGAAAAATTCCCCGCTTGGATGGATGCAGATCGGTTTGAAATAAAACCAAGGAAGTGATCATAGGCAGCCTTTCCGGGGTTGGAGAGGAGGAATGTTGGACAAGCCACCGCCCTTCCATCGATCGGAATTACATCTCCAAATCGCTTCAATCTACAGGACGGAAGGATTTATTCTACCACCAATTTTTTGGTGCTCTCGGTGCCGGTGTCTGAGATAAACTGTACAAAATAAAGCCCACTGGCCAAGGTTCTAACATCCATTTCAGCGCGAACATTTGCATTTACCCGGAACGATTCCACGAGGATTTGGCCCAGCGAATTGACCACCCTTACCATTCCACTTGCATTGCTGATCAAATAGA comes from Echinicola vietnamensis DSM 17526 and encodes:
- a CDS encoding hemerythrin domain-containing protein, translated to MSGNSHIQKRSIEELVQENYVFAGVLHYFGISFYKYEQQSLGEVCRKFRVNPEQLISELEVWAWRKEPSQDELYLRPIEVLVEYLKNKHHFFLRHQLPFLSNIISGVKLPSKYAGLLADLRLMFPLFVDDFIHHIHEEESTVFNTIKKLQGIEKGHYRLEEAIKILDRPSILGMAHDHEAHDDEMEGIRKLTNGYQLTEEAPTAIKVLYHELQGFEKELIIHARIENDLLFPKAVELEKEVKRKIINTIKMN
- the ruvX gene encoding Holliday junction resolvase RuvX, coding for MGRVLAIDLGTKRTGLAVTDILKITANPLETIRTMDLDKYLKDYVQKEPVEAIVVGYPKSMDGSDTNMTQPAIRLKDRLSKAYPDLKIVLVDERFTSKMAMQSMITMGSKKKDRREKAGNLDKISAAIILQTYLDQL
- the def gene encoding peptide deformylase, producing MIYPIIAYGNPILKREAAEINEGEDINELISDMFDTMDNANGVGLAAPQINKGIRLFVIDSSLMLDEDSEEKGFRKVFINPIILDEYGDDYGFEEGCLSIPDVRAEITRPETLTIEYFDENWNLKEEEFSGMTARVIQHEYDHLEGILFVDYIKGLKKRLVKSKLIDVSKGKIPTDYSMIYPTR
- a CDS encoding amidohydrolase, giving the protein MEDLTVALIQTDLYWQDREANLAMLEEKIWPLKGKVDLIVLPEMFPTGFSMEAEKLAEPMNFTTIKWLLQMASQTKAVVTGSVIIKEGKQYFNRLLWVSPEGEIAFYDKRHLFRMADEDHHYSMGKQRKVFSLKGWKILPQVCYDLRFPVWSRNTSDEDGQMDYDLAFYIASWPAARDSAWDVLLKARAVENLCYTIGVNRIGEDGNGIAYSGHSGAYDFKGGTLAFSSEEEAVMVLSLDAEALVRYREKFPAWMDADRFEIKPRK